The nucleotide window ttttgtgtaacTTAGACACATATTTTTGGGTAGGCCAGAGTTTCCTAACGTCaccggtatatggcaaaagaTATTCCTGTtattacatagaactaacaTCCTAAATGACTAAAAGCGGGTTTAACCCTGCCTTTAACCTTTTGGTACAATAGgggcatattatttttatttttttaacttgttattatcccactgctgggcaaggtctcctcccgaacgaggcagaggttaggccttgagtccaccacgctcgcTAAgttcgggttggggactttggcATGCCttcaaaaaatgtgtttaacaattttctaggggtatataataaaaagtggAATGTTCCCATGAAAGGCATTATTGTACAAAGCGCTGTGACATAAGACGAATACCGAAATACAATGAATAGCCAAAATCTACTATTATACTTAAATTTCATTCTTgaattgtttgaaaacaatGCCTGAAACTGAACTGTGTTTTTAGAGTTCCGTGGTTACTACAATAAATCCATTGCATGCTAATTGAATTTGAAAGTCCAAGAttgaagtaaaatttaaaaaaaacatattcttgATACCTCAaagcttaattttattttataaattatgatcGGATAGATTATCCACTGATATAGCTGACATATAAAATACAGCGAATAAACCAGATAATctgtttgttttctattttaaaaataatcgatACGAATCGAGAGCTTGTGAAATAGGCCATAATTACTTTTACATACAAgaaaattcaacattatttatgtaaggtAAAGATTTCATTGTCTTATACGCgtaataattttgcaaaacatATATTAGTTTCGAAAAAAGTCAGCCACCTTAGTCTGGAATGACATATGTAGATTTAGTGTCAATTGCAACTTTCtggataagtatcggttagtttAGCGGATGAAATTGTtagtttttctaaaatattctttctttgcataattattttatattattacttagttatgaaattaattttgtgataagTTTAAATATTGTCACAAGGTTTTCTTAAAGACTGTAACTAGCTTACTAATAGATTATTATCTCGAATTTGATTATAGAGCGATAACTGCAATGTTCAGTAATTAAGTAACGAACGAATCTGTATGTTAAAAAATAGCTTTCACATAACTTTCATAGTTCTATTGAAAAATGATCACATTTTGTGAAGACTTACATACTTCTAAAACGTATGTTCATacgaaatttattaaaaacgaaCACAGActattctttaaagaaaaaactaatcAGCAATTTTCATAGAACTCGAACTGGGCAGTCAGCAAGACGTATTGAATACGGAACCCTGCATTGTTCGCCGCACAACGCACACTTCACACGTATTTGAACAACACAATAGACAAAACTTCTTTTACTAGAATAGATATGTTTTGGAATTGTTCTAATACATGATATTATCTATGctttccaataaaataattgttgtgTAGTATGTGATATCATTCGTAACGCTACTCGGATTGCGAGCGGTTATGGAGGCGGTTCGTGCACTTTGCGTCTACATCATATTCTTTAATAGTTTCTACTACTATGTGAAATTAAATGCAGTGTGTATGGCAACAAGTGAAAAGAATGTCGGTTTTTTGGATTCTATCATGGTTAAAGTACGAAAATATATCGGTGATGTGAGcaatttgtttcaaaaaacGAAAATCATGGAGCACAAAAAGGAAGGGCAAGAGAGTGATTTCTTAAAATATCTGGGCGACGAAGGCAAGGAACAGGAGCAAGaagagaaagaaaaaataatggcACCGCGACTTAACCGGACGTCTGCTAGTGAAACACATGTGATAATGCCTATGAAACTTCAAATGGATGCCGCGCAAATTATAAAATCCCACGGATTCAAATCAGAAACTCATACGGTTTTTACTTCGGATGGATATGTGTTAACGATTCACAGGATTATACCTGAGAATCAAACACCGAGACAAGCGGTCGTCCTGCACCATGGTCTACTCGGGAGCTCTGAAGACTGGCTAATATTGGGACCAGAATTGGCTTTGCCctatttattagttaataagGGCTATGATGTTTGGTTGCTGAACGCTAGAGGCAACAAGTATTCAAAAGTACACACAACTTGGTACATAGACTCCTACGATTTTTGGGATTTTACGTGGCATGAAATAGGCGTTTTCGATCTGCCAGCGACTTTGACGTACATCACAGAATACACAAACGAAGCCgatttacattttattggtCACTCTATGGGATCGACGGCTTTACTGGTGCTCCTGTCTACTATACCTGAGTATAACGAAAAGCTAAAATCTGCCGTTTTGTTAGCACCGTTGGCATTTATGTACCACGCTAAGGGACCTCTGAAGCAGTTGGCGGAAATTCGGTCGAGAGGTGGCATATCTGCTCTAAATTTTTTAGGCACAAACGAGCTTTTGTCAGAAGGAGAATTTCCTCCATACATTGTTGAGAAATTTTGCAAAGGAAATCAGAAGTCATGTCAGAACCCTATATTGTTATTAGCAAATGGCGGTGAGATCTTGGACGATGATTTGATGAACAACATTCTAAGTCACATGCCGGCAGGAGGATCAGCGATGACTGTGTTACATTACATTCAATTGGTACGAAGTGGATATTTCCAACGGTACAACTACGGTGTGGATGGCAACCTTAAGAAATATCATTCAAAATTTCCACCGAAATATGACCTGGCAGCCATCACTTTACCTATATCGTTGTTTACTTCTCCTTCAGATTGGTTGTCGACTACGTCAGACGTAGCGCTCTTGATGgttaaattacaaaatgtgTACATTCACCACATCGTGAGGAGAAATGACTTCAGTCATCTTGACTTTGTTTGGGCTAAGGATGCACCAAAACTGGTATTTTCACCGCTAATGGAAATTTTAGAACAAGTTTCGCCGATAAAGTACAAACTGACTCACAGCAATAAACGGCTGCATGCCACAAGGCGAACCACAGTGAAAACTAGTAACTAAGAATATACCGATATGTTCTGAT belongs to Anticarsia gemmatalis isolate Benzon Research Colony breed Stoneville strain chromosome Z, ilAntGemm2 primary, whole genome shotgun sequence and includes:
- the LOC142986458 gene encoding lipase 3-like produces the protein MEAVRALCVYIIFFNSFYYYVKLNAVCMATSEKNVGFLDSIMVKVRKYIGDVSNLFQKTKIMEHKKEGQESDFLKYLGDEGKEQEQEEKEKIMAPRLNRTSASETHVIMPMKLQMDAAQIIKSHGFKSETHTVFTSDGYVLTIHRIIPENQTPRQAVVLHHGLLGSSEDWLILGPELALPYLLVNKGYDVWLLNARGNKYSKVHTTWYIDSYDFWDFTWHEIGVFDLPATLTYITEYTNEADLHFIGHSMGSTALLVLLSTIPEYNEKLKSAVLLAPLAFMYHAKGPLKQLAEIRSRGGISALNFLGTNELLSEGEFPPYIVEKFCKGNQKSCQNPILLLANGGEILDDDLMNNILSHMPAGGSAMTVLHYIQLVRSGYFQRYNYGVDGNLKKYHSKFPPKYDLAAITLPISLFTSPSDWLSTTSDVALLMVKLQNVYIHHIVRRNDFSHLDFVWAKDAPKLVFSPLMEILEQVSPIKYKLTHSNKRLHATRRTTVKTSN